The Syntrophotalea acetylenivorans genome contains the following window.
CGCAACTGATGGGAAAGATCGACAGTCGCGCCTTTCGCCTTCAGGTCGGTTATGCCAGCTGCCGTCAATTGCCATCAATCAGCTACCACAATCCTTTTGTGACCATCCCGGTAAGTCCGACGAAGTCAGTGATTATCGAGCGGGGCCGTGCCGCGGCCGACGTTGAATTGGGCGAGGAGGCGCAAGAGCGTTTCATATCGTTCTTCCTTTCCGGAGATAATTCATCACCAATGATCGCAGGCAACGACTCTTTGGCCGAATTGGTCCCCTTTGAACACGGCCGGCAGGGGTTGCAGGATTATTTCTAAAAAACTTCACAGCCGACTCACGCCACAACGCCATGTAGAATTCAATCCCTTCCCGCCCCCCTTTTGTCCAACATTGCTTGGCTTAAGCCCCTTATCCACCTATAATTGTTTTATCTTTTCCTTTTTGCAGGCGATATCCGGATATGCCCTCTTTTTCTAAATCGAAGCTGCGCGACAAGCTGCTCCGCTGGTGGAGCACGCCACGCATCTTTAAATTCTTCCTGCTGCGCCTGCGTCTGGCCGCTACCTATCAGGCAGTGGACCGCTACACGGTGCTGTTCTGGGCTGGGCTGGTCGGGATACTCGGCGGCCTTTCCTCAGTACTGTTCCGCCGCCTGCTCGATCTGATGGCCTTTGTCCTGAGTGGTCGCCACGGCAGTATCGTGGAGATCTTCTCAGGCCTGCCGCCCTGGCAACGTCTGGCTACGCCAATAGTCGGCGGTCTGGTCGCCGGTGGGGTACTATACTTCGGCGGCCGCTGGCATTCACGCCGAAGCAGTTCTACCGATTTCATGGAAGCGGTAGTTCTCGGCGAAGGGACTCTGTCCTTTCGCTCCAGTATTGTGAAAATTCTTTCGGCAACTTTTTCGGTTACCTCCGGCGGCTCCATCGGTCGCGAAGGACCGATGGTGCAACTCTCTTCCCTGCTCGCCTCTATGGTCGGTCGCACCCGCAAATGGTCGGTCGCACAACGGCGACTGATTCTTGCCTGCGGCGCCTCGGCGGGCATCGCCGCGGCCTACAACGCGCCCATCGCCGGGGCGCTGTTCGTCGCTGAGATCGTGGTTGGCTCCATCGCCATGGAAACCTTTGGCCCACTGATCTTTTCTTCGGTATTAGCCACCCAGACGGTACGTTTTCTGGCCGACAGCGATCCCCTGTACGTCATCCCCCCCTTTCACCTGCAATCGGGATTGGAACTGTTCTACTACCTGGCCCTTGGCCTGCTGGCCGGGCTGGTGGCCCCCTGGTTTTTGCGCGCCCTGCGCGGCAGCGAAAAGCTGTTCACTAAGACCTGTCTGCCAGCCTATCTGCGCCTTGCCCTGGGCGGCCTGGTGGTCGGGGTCCTGGCCCTGCGCTACCCGGAAGTGTGCGGCAACGGCTACAGCGTGGTCACCGGCATTCTGCAAGAGCAATGGCTGTGGTCGAGCCTGGTGGTTCTGCTGCTGCTGAAAGTGACCGCCACCTCCGCCAGTTTCGGTTCCGGTGCGGTGGGCGGGGTCTTTACCCCGACCTTGTTCGTCGGCGCCAGCGTCGGTTATTTATTCGGCCATGCCTGTGAAGGTCTCGGCCTCGGCGGCCTTCCGGAACCGGGAGCCCTGGCCCTGACCGGCATGGGCATGGTGCTGGCGGCCACCACCCACGCACCGCTTATGGCCATTATCATGATCTTTGAGATGACCCTCGACTACCAGCTGATACTGCCTCTAATGCTCGGTTGTGTGCTGGCTCATTTCACTGCCCTGGGTTTCGAGAGCGGTTCTATCTATAGCGCTTCCCTAAAGCGCAAAGGTGCCGATTATGCCCAGCGACAACTGGCCTTGTTAAAAGTCGGCGGATTGATGAAATCCGATCCGGCACGGGTTCGACCGGATGCCCCCTTTAATCAGATAGCCAAGCATTTCGTCCTGCATACCTATCAATATCTTTATGTGGTAAATGAACAGGGGATCTACCTTGGCGCTGTAGGGCTGCAGGACATCAAACAATACCTCGGCAACTCTTTTTTGGATAATCTGATTGTCGCTCAGGACCTGTTGACCGATGGCCCTCCGATCATCCATTACTCCGCTTCCCTAGAAGAAGCTTTGGAGAAGTTCAGCCATTACACAGGGGAGCGACTGCCGGTGGTCTCGGATGGCCCATCGCCCCGACTGCTGGGCAGCCTGGGTAAAACCGACCTGCTGCTGGCCCTGGCTGAGCGGGTGCCTGCCGCTGAGGGGCAGTTTGCCGACCAGACAAAGAAGGGGTAGCGGGTTATGTTTTTGAGGCTTTGGTTGCACCATGGCGTGAAGAAAGGGGTTTAATGACTGAGACAAAGAAGGGTAAACTGGCCCGGGATTTAAACTCCCTTTAGTTTTCTGTCCAGCCCAAAACCACGGAAGGCCACAAATGACCTGGCTGAAAGATGAACGTTACGAACCACCACCGCGGCGAAACCACTGGCGGATGAAGCTGCACGAAGTGATATTCGAAGCCGACACCCCGGCGGGCAAGGCCTTTGATGTGCTGCTTATCCTCAGCATCCTGGCCAGCGTGGTTGCGGTGATGCTCGACAGCATGGGTGCGGTGCGCCTGGAGTACGGGAGACTTCTTTACCTGATCGAGTGGTTCTTCACCTTGCTCTTCTCGGTTGAGTATATTCTTCGCTTAGTGTGTGTCGGCCGACCAAGCAAGTACGCGACCAGTTTTTACGGGGTAGTCGACCTGCTTGCGATCATTCCCACCTACTTGAGCCTGGTGTTGCCCGGAAGCCAGTATCTACTGGTGATCCGACTGCTGCGCATTCTTCGCATCTTCCGTATTCTGAAGCTGGTTCCTTATCTCGGAGAAGCGCGCCTGCTCATGCAGGCATTACGCGCCAGCGGTCGTAAAATAGCCGTCTTTCTCTTTACGGTACTGACGTTGGTCGTTATCTTCGGATCGCTGATGTACGTTATTGAAAGCTCGGAAAGCGGCTTCACCAGCATTCCACGCAGCATCTATTGGGCGATCGTCACCCTGACCACGGTCGGCTATGGCGACATCTCTCCCCAAACGGTCTTGGGACAGACTCTGGCCTCCCTGGTAATGATTCTAGGCTACAGCATCATTGCCGTTCCCACCGGCATCGTGACGGTGGAGATGTCCCACGCCTTCGGCCGAAAGATCTCGACCCAGGCATGCCCCGAATGCAGTGCCGAGGGACACGATGACGACGCTCGCTACTGTAAGTTTTGCGGTTCTGCGCTGTAAGGATTAATCCACAGCAACACCTTTTTTCCACATCAGGTCCGAAATCCTTCACGCCCCTTTCATTTTTTCAAACATAAAAACGGCCGCCCTCAATAAGAGAGCGGCCCAATTTACGCACCTTGTTTTTACTCACTGCTTCAAATCTATTGTATTCTAGCCCCCCAACAGATAACCAACCCCCCGCACAGTCTTCAACATCTGAGGTTTTCGGGAAGGATCTCCCAACTTCTGGCGAATGCGTGAAATGTAGATGTCTACCGAGCGGTCATAACCGTTGTATTGTACTCCGAGCAAATCTTCGTAAATCTTGTCGCGGCTGACCACCGCCCGGGCATTACAGGCCAAGTACCAGAGGAGATCGAATTCCCTGGAAGTCAGATCAATAGACTGGCCTTCGACCCGGACTTCCCGCCGGCCCCCATCCACCTCCAGCGCTCCGAGGTTGAGGGTCCTTACCGGGGCGGCGAACGACCGCCTGCCGCGGCGCAGCAGGGCACGGATTTTTGCCACCAGCAGAGCGGGGCTTATCGGTTTGACAATAAAATCGTCTGCCCCCATTTCCAGGCCCAACACCTGATGCATTTCATCAACACAGTCAGCCATAACCAGCAACGGACCGGCATAGGTTTCCCTGATAGTCCTACAGACCGCGAGACGCTGAAGCGAGGGCAACGTGAGGTCAACCAGAATCAGTTCCGAGTTTTCTTCTGGAGTGGACGCTCCTTCAAGAGCCTCAGCCTTCAGCAGACAAACAGCAAAGCCTTCCCCCTCCAGACAACCTACCAGGGGAGCAGCCAAACTACTGTCTTCGGATATCAATAAAATCGGACATTCTTTTTCCATAAGCATATACTGAACTTTCTGGTATTCAGCCTGCAAATTGGTGTGGTGTAAGTGAAGCCCAGCCTTTTCCGGCCATCGGTCCCTTTACCAAAAACTTGTTGCATTTTTGTAACGGGCCAGAGACTTCGAAGCGTTGCCCCTATGTTTTCTAGTTTCCAGATTCCTGCATGTCAAAACGGGGTCCAAACCCTTCTGAACCATCGGGGCCTCCGCGACGCTTTTGGGGATGCGGACCCCGCAGTTTTTTCAACTTGTAAGCCAGGTCTGCCAGTTCCTGTTGTTCGGGTGTCAAGAGAGCATAAACCTGACTGCGGGTCCGGGCACGGCCGACCATCAGTTCGGCGTGTAACTGAGCCTTCTCGGCTGCCAGCTTACGCAAGACCTTTTCATCAAAGTTTTTGGGATTGCTCGCCAGGCGTAATTCCCGGTCGGTTTCTTTTATCTCGGCATGAACTTTTTCAGCCTGCTCACGGTTGGCCTCAAATAACTTTTTAGCCTCCTGGCGTTGCTCCTTACTCAGGTCGAAACTCTCGGCCAGGCGCTCCCAGTGACCACGCCTGGCGTCCATCCGACAGGGACCATTATCCGGGCTCGTCGCATCCGCCTTGCCGTCACGCTCCCAGGGGACCGCCAGGGCCGTCAAACTACCTCCCATTACCAGAACGCCGCACAGCACCATCAACCAGATTTTCTTTTTCATCTTTAATCTCCTTGTCGTTACGGGCAGCCAATCCATGCACCAGCCCTTTGCTTGGCTTGTTGTCTATCAATCGGACCGGATAACAACCCCAGCGGAATACCATCTGCTTCCCTGCCGACAGCACTATGAATAGCGAACGAATTTGCAGCAAATATGGAAGAAGTGTGAAAATAAGCCGTGATCAGACGAGATGGCTGGTATTGGCGTCCCGGAATGTGCTAGTAGAACGTATATAGCTTGCGAATCAGGAGCATTCAGAGAAAACGATGAAAATCAGCATCAAATACCGACTTTTCCTGGCTTTCCTTGTCGCGACTCTTACTTTGGTGGCCAGCATGTTTCTGGTCACCAAGTTGAGTTTTGACCGGGGCTTTTTGCGCTATATCAACAACGTTGAACAGCAGCGTATCGAACAACTGGCCAGCGAACTGGAACAGTCCTTTGCCGAAAACGGCAGCTGGGACTTTCTTCGCTACAACCCGCGAGCGTGGCGCCGGCTTATATTTGCCGCCAAGCCGGAAATCAATCTGGAACCTCCGCCTTTCGATAAACCGGTGAATCCCGCCGGCAGGTTCCCTGAAAGGGGTCCCATGCCGCCCCCTCCGCCTGTTTCCAGTAATCATTTTGAACGTCGCGTATTACTGCTGGATGCTGAGCAGAAGCGAATTTTCGGTCCGCGGCGCTATTCAGCAGACCTTGAACTGCTTTCCCTCAACGCCCAGGGAAATACGGTTGGCTATCTGGCGATCGTGCCGCCCCGGGCTCCGCGGGACCTTATCGATCCGCATCAGCAGCAGTTCTTTAAAAAACAACGCCGCTCATTCGCCATCATCGCCATCGCTATGGCGGGGGCCGCTGCGCTGCTCTCAGTTCCCCTCTCCCGACGCCTGGTACGACGTATCACCGATCTGGCCGCTGCCACGCATCTGCTGACCGCCGGGCAGTACCAAACCCGGGTTCAGGCGACCGCCTCCGATGAACTCGGTCAACTGGCGCGGGACTTCAACAGCCTGGCCCTAACCCTGGAGAACAACGAGCAACTGCGACGACAATGGGTAGCCGACATCTCCCACGAATTGCGCACCCCCCTGGCAGTGCTTCGAGGTGAAATCGAAGCGCTGCAGGACGGCGTGCGACCGCAAACTCCTCAGTCCATGTCTATGCTGCACGGCGAGGTCATGCACCTGAGTCGCCTGGTGGAAGACCTCTACCAGCTGGCCTTAGCCGACATCGACGCCCTCAGCTGCCGAAAAGAGCCGATCGACCTAAGCGAAATCCTGCAACAAACCGCCGATTCTTTTCGTGGAGAACTGGTCGCGCACGATGTGCGACTGACCTGCGAATTTCCTGCAGGCAAAACCGTGTCCATGCTCGGTGACGACCGGCGCCTTCGCCAACTGTTCAGCAATCTGCTGGAAAACAGCCTGCGCTATACAGATAAAGGGGGAGAATTGCGCATAAGGATGACAACCGATGGACAACGGGCCGTCATCCATTTCGAAGATACCGCACCGGGCGTGGCGGAAGAAAAGCTGGAGCGGCTGTTCGACCGCCTCTACCGGGTCGAAAGCTCGCGCAGTCGAAACACCGGAGGAGCCGGCCTAGGCCTGGCTCTATGCAAAACCATCGTCGAGTCTCATGACGGAACCATCATCGCACGGCCTTCATCACTGGGCGGTCTGCGAATTGAAATCGACCTGCCGTTAAAGGGAATAACATGATAAACCACAAGATTCTGGTCGTCGAGGACGAGGAACGTCTGGCGGGTATCCTGGCCGACTATCTGCACCAGGCGAATTTCGAGGCCCATTGTCTGGCAGACGGTACCGGTGTTGTGAGCTGGGTACGGGAAGAACAGCCGGCATTGATTCTGCTCGATCTGATGCTGCCCGGCCGTAACGGCATGGATATCTGTAAGGAGATCCGTACCTTCTCCGACGTGCCGATTATAATGGTCACTGCCCGGGTGGAAGAAATCGACCGCTTGCTAGGGTTGGAATTGGGCGCCGACGACTATATCTGCAAGCCCTTCAGCCCCCGAGAAGTAGTGGCCCGGGTCAAGGCCGTGCTACGCCGTTCTCAAGGACAGCAGGCCGTACAGGCTGAGGGGCTGACCCTAGACCAAACGACCTATCGTGCCACCCTCAACGGCCACGACCTTGCTCTAACCGCAGTGGAATTCAAACTGCTGCACTATCTGGCCGCCAACCCCGGTCGGCTCTTTTCCCGCCCTCAGTTGATGGAAAAAATCTATCCGGACCAGCGTATCGTCAGCGATCGCACCATCGACAGCCACATCAAAAAGCTACGCAAAAAGATCGCCTCTACGACACCAGATCAGGAACTGATCCATTCGGTGTACGGAGTCGGCTACAAGTTCGAAGCCTGAAAAATCAACTGTGGCATGCCCCACATGTGTGGACTTTAGTAGTGGGGCATTGCCACACATTGTTCATATGCAGTTACTGCCCCAGACTTAGGCGGCGTATCGAGCAGAAGGCTTTTGGAAGCCTAAAAAAACCCATCCTAAAAGTAAGTACCCAAAATCATTGAAAGATATTTGCAAACGAGAATTTTGAACAAGTCTTATCCCGCATTTAAAAGATCTGCTCCGCTATATTGGAACAACTATTGCGTTTAATCACAATCCAAAGATTGTGCAAGTTCACACCTTGGGAGTACGGAGAAATGCGGAAATGATTAAATCAAAAACAACGGCCCAAAACCTAACTCTCTCCTTGCCGGCCTTGTTCGGAAATCTCCTATTTGGCGAGGCCTTGGCCTCCATGCCTTCTTTCCCGACCAACAACGGAGGCGCAAATTGCAAAAAGAATTAAATAAACTGCGCCGCGAAAACCAATCCGTCCAAAACCTTTTCCAAAACATTCCCGATTTCCTTGTAGTTCTGGATCGGGATCTGCGCATTCAATACTGCAACTGGCGAGGCTGCTACGCCAAGGTGCCTGAAGAGCACCGCGTGAGCGGAATCCGCTGCTACGAAGCCTTTTACCCGGAACAGGACGGCCCCTGCGACCCCTGCCCTGCGCAGACTGTTTTTGCCAGTGGCCAACCGACTACCCAGATCAAACATAATTCCAGGATCGGTTTTCTGGAGTCTCGCTGTTTCCCGATCTTCAACGAAAAGGGGCAAATTGTCTCGGTCGCCGCACAGATCTGCGATGTCACCGACCGGATTCAAGCCGATAAAGCCCTCAAAGAAAGCGAAAGAAAGCTGCAGGCGATCCTCCACTCCATACACGACCCTATCCGTGTGGTGGACAAGGAACTGAATATCGTCTGGGCCAACGAGGCGGCGCACAAAATCTTCGGCGAACCGATCCTCAGCAAGAAATGCTGCTCCATCTACAAGCTTGATATAAACCATTTCGATGTCTCTTGTTGCCCGACCAAGGCAGCCCTGGCCGACGGCAAAACTCATCAGCATATCCTCACCATCCCACTCGCCGACGACGAAGTGCATACTTTCAAAACCTCCTCCCACGTCATCGAATGGGACCAAGAGCGGCAACCGGCTGCGGTACTTGAGGTATTCTGGGACATCACCGAGATCAAGCGTACTGATGAAGCTCTGCGACGTAGCGAAACGCTTTTCCGCACTGTGGTTGAATCGAGCAAAGACGCCATGGTGGCCATCGACCGCAACGGCCTCATCACCCTCTTCAACCCCGGTGCGGAAAAGATCTTCGGTCGCTCCAGGGAAGAGATGCTGAACACCCCAGTGGAAGGACTGATGCCCGCCGCCTACCGTATGGCCCACAGCCAGTATATCCGAGATTTCTTTACTGGCACCAAACAGCCCGTGGCTATGGGCAAGACCCTCGAGTTGCAAGCGGTGCGCAACAACGGCGATACCTTTCCCGTTGAGTTATCCCTCTCCCAGGGCCAGGCAGGCAGCGAGCCTTTCGTGCTGGCGGTAATTCGCGATATTAGCGAACGCAAGCTGATCGAGCAGCAATTGATTCACCAGGCCAATTACGACAGCCTCACCGGACTGCCTAACCGCACCCTGATTCTCGACCGCCTGAAACAGGCCGTCGCCTTTGAACAGCGCCATGAACGGCATCTGGCGGTGATGCTGCTCGACCTGGACAATTTCAAGGCCATTAACGACAGCCTCGGTCACGACGGCGGTAACCTGCTGCTAAAGGAGGTGGCCCAGCGGCTCTCGGAAACCGTGCGCGACACCGATACGGTCGGCCGCCTGTATGGTGACGAATTCGTTATTTTGGCACGGGACATGGGCAGCACCGAGGGGGTGATGAGGCTGGTCAGCAAAGTGGCCCAGGCCTTTGACAAGCCTTTTTCCATCGCCGGCGGCGAGTTTCTGACCAGCTTCAGCACCGGCATTGCCCTGTTTCCTGGGGACGGCAGCGATGCCGACGAACTGCTGAAAAAAGCCGACACGGCCATGTACGCAAGTAAGAAAGGCGGCAAAAACCGCTTCAGTTTCTTCGCCCCCAGCATGGAAGAGAGTATCCGCCAAAGGCTGCAACTGGAAAAAATGCTTCAGCAGGCTGTGATGAACCGGGAATTCTTTTTGCACTACCAACCGCGAGTCGATACCGCCAGTGGCCGAATTATTGGCTTGGAAGCTCTGCTGCGCTGGACCCCCGACGGACACCCCCCTATTTCTCCGGACCAGTTCGTGCCGATCCTGGAAGAAACGGGTGGGATCGAGGAAATAGGCGAGTGGATACTGGAAACGGTCTGTCGAACAGCCAGGGCTTGGCAGCAAATGGGATTACCCTCGGTGCGAGTCTGGGTCAACATTTCGGGCAAGCAGTTTCAGGACAAATATCTGTTTGAAAAAATTGAAAAGATCCTCGCCGTTACCGGCCTGTCTCCCCGTTACCTGGGCCTGGAATTGACTGAGAGCGTCCTGATGCAAGACGTGGAAGTACATATCGCTAAACTGAAGCAACTCAAGCAACTTGGGGTGATGATCTCACTGGACGATTTTGGCACCGGCTACTCTTCGCTGAGTTATCTGAAAAGATTCCCCATCGACGAAATCAAGATCGATCGGTCGTTTGTTAACGGCCTGCTCACCGACGAAAACGATACGGCCATCGTCCGCACCATCCTCGCCATGGCCCAAAGCCTCGGCCTGCGGGTTGTCGCTGAAGGGGTTGAAACGCCAGGCCAGAGGGACTTTTTAACTGAGCAACACTGCGATGAAATGCAGGGATACCTCTTTAGCAAACCCGTCCCCCCCAATCGGTTGTCGACCTGCTAACCTCCCAAAAACACCACAGGGCGCCACCTTCGATTTACTCGCAGCAGAACAACTCAACGCCTGCGTTCGGTTGAACGAGCCATCGTAGATTCCTGCCGCCAACCACTGCTTCCCATTTGACTCCGGAACAGGATAAGGCTGCCCTCTCCTGCGACCGAATCAGTATCCAGCAGCAAGCCACGGCCAGAAAAGGAATATTTAAAATTTCATCAAATAATCGGGTGGAATGGACCCGCCCCTGTCTCTAAATTAGCCGAAACATATTAACCTTGAAATCTTTTCACCCGGAGACATTGTCTGTAAAAAATTTAAGCCAGCTAATCAGCCTGGCGAATTTAGGCTTCACCTTCGCCGCATTAATTAGAAACACACAACCTGCACAATGCTTTATGTGTGTACGCCAATCTTTCTACCTGCTAAAAGAATCGTGCATTAGCCTGACCAAATCTCCCAGATGTGTATATATCGCCTGGCAAAAGGCTGTTTTTCTTCTACCGGCAACAAATTTGGCACCACGGACCTTTATTTATTAGCGCTTCAGTAATTTTTTGTTTTGGTCCGCAACGTATTGTCGTTACAATGGGTTCCGGTAAATCCTGCTAGGCGACCAGACAGATTATAGCGACCAAACTGGGTTATGAATGCACGAGTCGAGTTGCATGAAACTCACGACATGAGGACTTCCATGACAACGGATGTTGACAAACCCCGGACGCAACTCAAGGCCGAACTGGCAGCAGCCCACCAGGAACTGGCAGCCCTTAGGCAGCAAATCGAAGCGGATCGCAAGGCACCGTCCATTGCCGCGCAGGTTCAAGACCTGAGTTCGGCTTGCCACACAGAAAACCAGAACGACCTTCAGCTGCGCCAGGCCAACCGGGATCTGCAACACTACAAGGGAATCGTTTCTTCCACCCCGGATCTGATCGCCCTGATCGACAGCGATTACGTCTGTCGGGTGGTTAACGACAGCTATCTAAACGCCTTTGCCCGCCAGCCCGGGGAAATCATCGACCGGCCCGTTGCCGAACTATTCGGCGAAGAGGACTTCGACAGCACTATTCGGCCCCACCTGGTTGAGGCTTTTAACGGTGATACGGTGCGATACGAGCGCTGGGTCACCTTTTCTTCCGGCGGCCGCCGACTGTGCGCCATCACCTTTCATCCGGTGCCGGAACCGGAGGGACCTATCTGTCACGTTGCCGCCAATATCCGGGATATCACCGAAGGCAAGCAGGCCGTGGTTGATCGTCAGCGAATTTTCGAAGCTTCTTTCGACATGCTCTGTTTCATCGGCATCGATGGCTGCTTCAAGGATCTCAATCCTTCCTGGACCCGCACCCTTGGCTGGAGCGTCGCCGAACTGCTTAACACACCTTGGCTGGATCTGGTTCATCCGGAGGATCGCCGAATTGCTGTCGAAGGTGAAGAGAGGCTGCTACTGAGGCAACAGACCGGCACCTGCGAATACCGGTTGCGCTGCAAGGACGGCCGCTATCGCTGGGTAGTCTGGAACGCCAGCGCCGATCTGGAGCGTCAGGAAATCTTTGCCACCATGCGTGATATCACTGACAGCAAATTAATGCAGGAAGCGCTCAAGTCCTCGGTTCGAAAGTACCGAACCTTTTTCGATTCTGCCGGCGACGCGGTATTCGTTCACGATTTCTCCGAGCGTTTACTGGATGTCAACCGAGTGGCCTGCGAACGTCTCGGCTACAGTCGGGAGGAGTTGCTGTCAATGCCGATGGACCGGCTCAAAAAGACCCAAACAGCCATCAGCTCCCCCCAACTGCTCGACAAAATTGAGGAGGACGGCCACGTCTCTTTCGAAGCCCACCATCAGACCAAAGACGGACGGGAACTGCTGGTCTGGACCAACGCCAAGCGCACGGAATACGACGGCCTACCTGCCATCCTCAGCATCTGCCGCGACATCTCGGAGCGCAAACGCATAGAGAACGAGCTACGTAATCTGGCCATCACCGACTCCCTGACCGGCGCCTGGAACCGACGTTACTTTATCAGCCGCGCCAAGGAGGAGCTGGCCCGTAGCCTCCGCTACACTCCCCCCTTCGCTCTGCTGATACTCGATATCGACTTTTTCAAGCTGATCAACGACACCTACGGTCACGATGTCGGTGATGAGGTTCTCAAAAGCCTGACTGAACGCTGCCGCATGGAACTGCGGGAAACCGACGTTTTCGCCCGTTTCGGCGGCGAAGAATTCGCCGCCCTATTGCCACAGATCAGTCGGGAGAATGCTTTGTTGACCGCGGAACGCCTTCGCACCTCCATAGCCACCATGCCGATGGAGCAGATCAGCGAAACCTTTTCCATCACCGTCAGCATCGGCATATCTCTCTTTAACGGCCAGGAAACTTCCATCGAAGAATTGATAAAACAGGCCGACCAGGCCATGTACCGGGCAAAAAAACAGGGACGCAACCGCGTCGAGTTCTTCTAGCTCCCGATTGTTCACCTGTTAAAGACGAAAGCCCCACCGAGAACTATCATCGGCAGGGCTGTTTCGTTTTGGACGATTGAAAACAGAAAACACTCAATATCGATCAAAAACGCCGGCGGCGCAAAAAACTATAGGATGGCTAAGCAAAAATAAACATCCAGCATCTCGAAATCCTTTAAAAAGGCCGCAACCATAGAGGGGTTTTTGCGAGGCCGTCAAATATCGCTGGTCAAACAGTTTTTACCCCTGTTTTTACTTTGATACATCAACTCATCAGCCCGCCCGACAAGATCGGTTAAAGAATCGCCGACTTGCGCCAAGGTTGCGCCAACCGATACCGTGACCCCCACGGAGCCATCTTCCTGTTGCAGCCGGGAACTCTCGATCAACATACGCAGCCGCTCGCCGATGGCTATCAACTCTGCCCCTTCTATATTGCGCACAAGCCCGATAAACTCTTCCCCACCCCAGCGACCGAAAACATCGAAAGGCCGGCATATGTGCTTAAGGTTTCTGGCCACCATCTGCAGCACCTGATCGCCAAAACCATGCCCGAAATTATCATTGATATATTTGAAATTATCAATATCGATAAACAACAGACCAAACGGCCATCCATACCGAGCTTGCTCTTGCAGATGGCTTTCGATCTCTCTCTCGAAATAATTACGATTGACCAACCCGGTCAAACTATCGACCAACGCCAGTTGTCGTAATTCCTCCAACTGAAGCAGCACGCCGGTCTTTTCGCTGAGATCCTGGAACAGTTCAACCCCACCCATGACCCGACCATCGGCTCCGGGCAAGGGGCGAATACGCACGGCCACCGGCACCCTGTGCCCATGCT
Protein-coding sequences here:
- a CDS encoding EAL and GGDEF domain-containing protein; translated protein: MQKELNKLRRENQSVQNLFQNIPDFLVVLDRDLRIQYCNWRGCYAKVPEEHRVSGIRCYEAFYPEQDGPCDPCPAQTVFASGQPTTQIKHNSRIGFLESRCFPIFNEKGQIVSVAAQICDVTDRIQADKALKESERKLQAILHSIHDPIRVVDKELNIVWANEAAHKIFGEPILSKKCCSIYKLDINHFDVSCCPTKAALADGKTHQHILTIPLADDEVHTFKTSSHVIEWDQERQPAAVLEVFWDITEIKRTDEALRRSETLFRTVVESSKDAMVAIDRNGLITLFNPGAEKIFGRSREEMLNTPVEGLMPAAYRMAHSQYIRDFFTGTKQPVAMGKTLELQAVRNNGDTFPVELSLSQGQAGSEPFVLAVIRDISERKLIEQQLIHQANYDSLTGLPNRTLILDRLKQAVAFEQRHERHLAVMLLDLDNFKAINDSLGHDGGNLLLKEVAQRLSETVRDTDTVGRLYGDEFVILARDMGSTEGVMRLVSKVAQAFDKPFSIAGGEFLTSFSTGIALFPGDGSDADELLKKADTAMYASKKGGKNRFSFFAPSMEESIRQRLQLEKMLQQAVMNREFFLHYQPRVDTASGRIIGLEALLRWTPDGHPPISPDQFVPILEETGGIEEIGEWILETVCRTARAWQQMGLPSVRVWVNISGKQFQDKYLFEKIEKILAVTGLSPRYLGLELTESVLMQDVEVHIAKLKQLKQLGVMISLDDFGTGYSSLSYLKRFPIDEIKIDRSFVNGLLTDENDTAIVRTILAMAQSLGLRVVAEGVETPGQRDFLTEQHCDEMQGYLFSKPVPPNRLSTC
- a CDS encoding sensor domain-containing diguanylate cyclase, yielding MTTDVDKPRTQLKAELAAAHQELAALRQQIEADRKAPSIAAQVQDLSSACHTENQNDLQLRQANRDLQHYKGIVSSTPDLIALIDSDYVCRVVNDSYLNAFARQPGEIIDRPVAELFGEEDFDSTIRPHLVEAFNGDTVRYERWVTFSSGGRRLCAITFHPVPEPEGPICHVAANIRDITEGKQAVVDRQRIFEASFDMLCFIGIDGCFKDLNPSWTRTLGWSVAELLNTPWLDLVHPEDRRIAVEGEERLLLRQQTGTCEYRLRCKDGRYRWVVWNASADLERQEIFATMRDITDSKLMQEALKSSVRKYRTFFDSAGDAVFVHDFSERLLDVNRVACERLGYSREELLSMPMDRLKKTQTAISSPQLLDKIEEDGHVSFEAHHQTKDGRELLVWTNAKRTEYDGLPAILSICRDISERKRIENELRNLAITDSLTGAWNRRYFISRAKEELARSLRYTPPFALLILDIDFFKLINDTYGHDVGDEVLKSLTERCRMELRETDVFARFGGEEFAALLPQISRENALLTAERLRTSIATMPMEQISETFSITVSIGISLFNGQETSIEELIKQADQAMYRAKKQGRNRVEFF
- a CDS encoding sensor domain-containing diguanylate cyclase, whose amino-acid sequence is MSQPDYLQLLDHLYDGLYFVDTQRRITFWNRTAEEITGFSAEEVMGSHCYDNILNHVDAQGNALCENGCPLSRAIEGNVNIESEVYLRHKHGHRVPVAVRIRPLPGADGRVMGGVELFQDLSEKTGVLLQLEELRQLALVDSLTGLVNRNYFEREIESHLQEQARYGWPFGLLFIDIDNFKYINDNFGHGFGDQVLQMVARNLKHICRPFDVFGRWGGEEFIGLVRNIEGAELIAIGERLRMLIESSRLQQEDGSVGVTVSVGATLAQVGDSLTDLVGRADELMYQSKNRGKNCLTSDI